A window of the Tenebrio molitor chromosome 1, icTenMoli1.1, whole genome shotgun sequence genome harbors these coding sequences:
- the Clp gene encoding cleavage and polyadenylation specificity factor subunit 4 — MECLVASVDHIKFDIEVALDEQFGALPLPFSGMDKSIAAVCQFYTSMIGCQKGPQCPFRHVRGDRTIVCKHWLRGLCKKGDQCEFLHEYDMTKMPECYFYSRFNACHNKECPFLHIDPESKIKDCPWYDRGFCRHGPHCRHRHVRRVLCTNYLAGFCPDGPNCKYMHPRFELPAPPDQVQKEKKATPVIICHFCNEHGHKAIHCNKMNSDNRDGQNDENKKQNDNSFEPQNSYLQKMLPKKLEDVTCYKCGTKGHYANRCPKGHLAFLSQAKSNQEGQSEQ; from the exons atggAGTGCTTAGTGGCTAGTGTTGATcatataaaatttgatattgAAGTAGCCCTTGATGAGCAGTTTGGGGCTCTGCCGTTGCCTTTTTCGGGAATGGATA aatcaATTGCTGCGGTATGCCAGTTTTACACTTCTATGATAGGATGCCAAAAGGGACCGCAATGTCCATTTCGTCATGTTCGTGGAGATCGAACAATTGTTTGTAAACATTGGCTTCGAGGTCTATGTAAAAAAGGCGACCAATGCGAATTTTTACACGAATATGATATGACAAAAATGCCcgaatgttatttttattcaaggtTTAATGCTTGCCACAACAAGGAATGCCCCTTTCTCCACATAGATCcagaaagtaaaataaaagattGTCCGTGGTATGACCGTGGATTTTGTCGACATGGGCCACATTGCAGGCACAGACATGTTAGGAGAGTATTGTGTACTAACTATCTCGCTGGATTTTGCCCAGATGGACCAAACTGTAAATATATGCATCCAAGATTTGAATTACCTGCACCACCTGATCAAGTTCAAAAGGAGAAAAAGGCTACTCCCGTCATCATCtgccatttttgtaatgagCATGGTCACAAGGCGATACATTGTAATAAAATGAACAGTGACAACAGGGATGGCCaaaatgatgaaaataaaaaacaaaatgataaCAGTTTTGAACCTCAGAATTCTTATTTACAAAAGATGCTCCCTAAGaaacttgaagatgttacGTGTTATAAATGTGGCACCAAAGGCCACTACGCTAACAGATGTCCCAAGGGTCATTTAGCTTTTTTGTCACAAGCAAAAAGTAATCAAGAGGGACAAAGTGAACAATAA